From the genome of Caloranaerobacter sp. TR13, one region includes:
- a CDS encoding metal ABC transporter substrate-binding protein, whose amino-acid sequence MAKRIISLILISMLIFAVGCISEDIKTEGQNTEDKLKVYASIYPMYDFANNIGKDKIELHLMIPPGAQPHDWEPTAKLMTKLENADVFIYNGVMLEPWAEKLLNTIDNKNLIVVKASENVELINVQDHYIHEHEEEKKHHHGEYDPHVWLDPIRAMKQAENIKNAFIKADYKNKDFYEKNFKEFAEKLRALDEKYKIELSKVKNREIVVSHAAFGYMANRYGLIQIAIRGLNPEEEPSAAKLSEIADIMKDKKIKYIYFETLTSPRLAEVLAREVGAKTAVLNPIGGLTKEEMDLGKDYLKTMEENLETLIRTLGE is encoded by the coding sequence TTGGCTAAGAGAATTATAAGTTTAATACTAATATCTATGCTTATTTTTGCTGTTGGTTGCATAAGTGAAGATATAAAAACAGAAGGACAGAATACAGAAGACAAACTAAAAGTATATGCAAGTATTTATCCTATGTATGATTTTGCGAACAATATAGGAAAAGATAAGATAGAATTACATTTGATGATTCCTCCAGGGGCTCAGCCACATGATTGGGAGCCAACTGCAAAGCTTATGACTAAATTGGAAAATGCAGATGTATTTATATACAATGGAGTTATGCTGGAGCCATGGGCTGAGAAACTTTTAAATACTATAGATAATAAAAATCTTATTGTTGTAAAAGCTTCTGAAAATGTAGAACTTATAAATGTTCAAGATCATTATATTCATGAACATGAAGAAGAAAAAAAACATCATCATGGAGAATATGATCCGCATGTATGGTTAGATCCTATTAGAGCTATGAAGCAGGCAGAAAATATAAAGAATGCATTTATAAAAGCAGATTATAAAAATAAAGATTTCTATGAAAAGAATTTTAAAGAGTTTGCTGAAAAGTTAAGAGCATTAGATGAAAAATATAAAATAGAATTAAGCAAAGTTAAAAACAGAGAAATTGTAGTATCACATGCAGCATTTGGATATATGGCAAATAGATATGGACTAATACAAATTGCAATCAGAGGACTTAATCCAGAGGAAGAACCTAGTGCTGCTAAACTATCAGAGATTGCTGATATTATGAAAGATAAAAAAATAAAATATATATATTTTGAAACATTAACAAGTCCTAGATTAGCAGAAGTTTTAGCTCGAGAAGTTGGTGCAAAAACTGCTGTGTTAAATCCAATTGGGGGGTTAACGAAAGAAGAAATGGATTTAGGCAAGGATTATTTGAAAACAATGGAAGAAAATCTTGAAACACTAATAAGAACTTTGGGTGAATAA
- a CDS encoding cupin domain-containing protein — MIVSHVKNIEGIKIENPQVKDATMKVLISPKEGWEGHVMRVFEIGKGGYTPRHTHDWPHINYIIKGKGMLHLDGKDYELEPGSFAYVPAGKLHQFKNIGEEEFAFICIVPEKGHQ; from the coding sequence ATGATAGTTTCCCATGTAAAGAATATTGAGGGTATAAAAATAGAAAATCCTCAGGTAAAAGATGCAACAATGAAAGTGTTAATTTCACCTAAAGAGGGTTGGGAAGGACATGTAATGCGTGTGTTTGAGATAGGAAAAGGAGGATATACTCCAAGACATACTCATGATTGGCCGCATATTAATTACATAATAAAGGGCAAAGGAATGCTACACCTAGATGGAAAAGATTATGAGCTTGAGCCAGGTTCGTTTGCATATGTACCAGCTGGTAAACTTCATCAGTTTAAAAATATTGGCGAAGAAGAATTTGCTTTTATTTGTATAGTACCTGAAAAAGGACATCAATAG